One Paenarthrobacter aurescens TC1 DNA window includes the following coding sequences:
- the puo gene encoding putrescine oxidase (identified by match to protein family HMM PF01266; match to protein family HMM PF01593), which translates to MQNLDRDVVIVGAGPSGLTAARELKKAGLSVAVLEARDRVGGRTWTDTIDGAMLEIGGQWVSPDQTVLMELLDELGLKMYSRYRDGESVYIGADGKRTQYTGDTFPVNETTKAEMDKLVAILDELAAEIGPTEPWAHPKARELDTISFHHWLRQNSNDEEACNNIGLFIAGGMLTKPAHAFSALQAVLMAASAGSFSHLTDEDFILDKRVIGGMQQVSLLQAAELGDDVVLNSPVRTIKWDENGVSVVSERATVNARFVIMAVPPNLYSRVSFDPPLPRRQHQMHQHQSLGLVIKVHAVYDTPFWREEGLSGTGFSAGALVQEVYDNTNHGDSRGTLVGFVSDEKADAVFELSAEDRKKAILESIAGFLGDKALTPEVYYESDWGSEEWTRGAYASSYDLGGLHRYGKDQHANVGPIYWSSSDLAAEGYQHVDGAVRMGQATAARIVEANKLASVPVA; encoded by the coding sequence ATGCAGAATCTTGATCGCGACGTTGTGATCGTCGGCGCCGGACCGTCAGGGCTGACGGCGGCACGGGAATTGAAGAAGGCCGGACTCAGCGTCGCAGTGCTCGAAGCACGCGACCGCGTGGGCGGCCGCACATGGACGGACACCATCGACGGTGCCATGCTGGAGATCGGCGGCCAGTGGGTTTCCCCGGACCAGACGGTCCTCATGGAGCTGCTGGACGAGCTCGGCCTGAAAATGTATTCGCGCTACCGTGACGGTGAATCCGTCTACATCGGCGCAGACGGCAAGCGCACCCAGTACACCGGTGACACCTTCCCGGTGAACGAGACCACCAAGGCCGAGATGGACAAGCTCGTGGCCATCCTGGATGAGCTTGCGGCAGAGATCGGCCCCACCGAGCCTTGGGCACACCCCAAGGCACGCGAGCTGGACACCATCTCCTTCCACCACTGGCTCCGCCAGAACTCCAACGACGAGGAAGCCTGCAACAACATCGGCCTCTTCATCGCCGGTGGCATGCTCACTAAGCCCGCCCACGCATTTTCCGCATTGCAGGCCGTCCTCATGGCCGCCTCCGCCGGCTCCTTCAGCCACTTGACGGACGAAGACTTCATCTTGGACAAGCGCGTCATCGGCGGCATGCAGCAGGTTTCGCTGCTGCAGGCAGCAGAGCTGGGCGACGACGTGGTCCTCAACAGCCCGGTTCGCACCATCAAGTGGGATGAGAACGGCGTGAGCGTCGTCTCCGAGCGGGCCACCGTCAATGCGCGGTTCGTGATCATGGCCGTTCCGCCGAACCTGTACTCCCGCGTCTCCTTCGACCCGCCGCTGCCGCGCCGCCAGCACCAGATGCACCAGCACCAGTCGCTGGGCCTGGTCATCAAGGTTCATGCTGTTTATGACACGCCGTTCTGGCGTGAAGAAGGACTGTCCGGCACCGGCTTCAGCGCCGGCGCACTGGTCCAGGAGGTCTACGACAACACCAACCACGGAGATTCCCGCGGCACTCTGGTTGGCTTCGTGTCCGACGAAAAGGCCGATGCCGTGTTCGAGCTCAGCGCCGAAGACCGCAAGAAGGCCATCCTGGAGTCGATCGCCGGCTTCCTGGGCGACAAGGCCCTCACCCCCGAGGTCTACTACGAGTCCGACTGGGGCTCCGAGGAATGGACACGCGGCGCTTACGCTTCCAGCTACGACCTCGGTGGCCTGCACCGCTACGGCAAGGACCAGCACGCGAACGTCGGACCCATCTATTGGTCCTCGTCCGACCTCGCAGCCGAGGGCTACCAGCACGTGGATGGCGCGGTCCGCATGGGCCAGGCAACTGCCGCCCGAATCGTTGAGGCCAACAAGTTGGCTTCTGTACCTGTCGCCTGA
- a CDS encoding hypothetical protein (identified by Glimmer2; putative), translated as MPAMMLLWGVALVLATAATTYVLHRKLTHGRGPEPDGVFWDVFGGLVVIAPAILVPTVQWSPAGLIMVFVGIATAAGTVVSIRKVERIRAAEPRRRAGFPDDAARHESILERWRRYELDPAKTIDFPAMTDVRSAETAALTRAMREAEYCKMTAGTDYRAAVERLAEALAAAERAAGVPALPAPR; from the coding sequence ATGCCCGCCATGATGCTCCTGTGGGGTGTAGCTCTGGTTCTCGCAACCGCAGCAACCACATATGTCCTGCACAGGAAACTGACCCATGGCCGCGGCCCTGAGCCGGACGGCGTCTTCTGGGACGTTTTCGGGGGGCTCGTAGTCATAGCACCCGCCATCCTCGTCCCCACCGTGCAGTGGTCTCCGGCCGGACTCATCATGGTTTTCGTCGGAATCGCCACCGCGGCAGGAACCGTGGTAAGCATCCGCAAAGTGGAGCGGATCCGCGCAGCCGAGCCCCGGCGTCGTGCTGGCTTCCCGGACGATGCTGCCCGCCACGAGAGCATCCTGGAGCGGTGGCGTCGCTACGAACTCGATCCGGCGAAGACCATCGATTTCCCAGCCATGACGGATGTGAGGTCTGCGGAAACGGCGGCGCTCACGCGGGCCATGCGCGAGGCCGAATACTGCAAGATGACAGCCGGCACCGACTACCGTGCCGCCGTCGAGCGCCTTGCTGAAGCCCTCGCCGCAGCGGAGCGGGCAGCAGGAGTCCCCGCCCTACCCGCGCCGAGGTAG
- a CDS encoding putative glyoxalase family protein (identified by match to protein family HMM PF00903), translating into MRVIAARALSDPGRSLGTMRLKMCSIHVKDPAAAHVFYTETLGFETLMAMPEYNLFIIKDPGADNSSSPGLLLEPSDNPIASNYMNALHESGLAAITFGVPDVQAEYERLLAAGVKFQGEPSEDPSGVSAVFDDGCGNFIQLHQD; encoded by the coding sequence ATGAGGGTGATTGCTGCCCGGGCCCTGTCAGACCCGGGGCGTAGCCTAGGCACCATGAGACTGAAAATGTGCAGTATCCACGTCAAGGACCCCGCGGCCGCCCATGTCTTCTACACGGAGACCCTGGGTTTTGAGACCTTGATGGCTATGCCGGAGTACAACCTGTTCATCATCAAGGATCCCGGGGCTGACAACAGCAGTTCTCCCGGGCTGTTGCTGGAGCCCAGTGACAACCCCATCGCCTCGAACTACATGAACGCTTTGCATGAGTCCGGATTGGCCGCCATTACCTTTGGCGTGCCCGATGTCCAGGCTGAGTATGAGCGTTTGCTTGCCGCCGGCGTGAAGTTTCAAGGTGAACCGTCAGAGGATCCCTCCGGAGTCAGCGCAGTCTTCGACGACGGTTGCGGCAACTTCATTCAGCTCCATCAAGACTAG
- a CDS encoding putative amino acid permease (identified by match to protein family HMM PF00324), whose amino-acid sequence MSTAPKTVQSKETSLSEKGLKAGSVGLIGAVVIGVSCIAPAYTLTAALGPTVSEVGVHLPAIFLVGFIPMLLVALGYRELNNAMPDAGTSFTWATRAFGPWIGWMGGWGLIAATIIVLSNLAAVAVDFFYLMLAQIFSNPELGELSKILPLNIATTLVFIALACWISYRGMETTKGVQYVLVAFQLLVLGWFAVSAFAHVANGTAFDATAISPDWFNPFAVDSFSQFAAGVSLSIFIYWGWDVTLTMNEETKNPEKTPGRAATITVLVIVIIYMTVALATLSFAGVGETGLGAGNPENQSSIFAVLAGPVMGPFAILMSLAILSSSAASLQSTFVSPARTMLAMGHYRAISPRFGRISPTFKSPSFATIAAAIAAAGFYVITRTVSENALWDTITALGMMICFYYGITALACVWFFRAEAFRGARAFFFKFLAPLVGGVILLVMFVKTAMDSMDPEYGSGSSVGGVGLVFVLGMGVILLGVVVMLVMYRLRPEFFKGKVL is encoded by the coding sequence ATGTCAACTGCACCAAAGACGGTCCAGTCGAAAGAGACGTCCCTGAGTGAAAAGGGATTGAAAGCCGGATCGGTGGGCCTGATCGGCGCCGTCGTGATCGGTGTTTCCTGCATCGCGCCCGCCTATACGCTCACCGCGGCCCTGGGCCCCACCGTGTCCGAGGTTGGTGTGCATCTGCCCGCCATCTTCCTGGTGGGATTCATCCCCATGCTGCTGGTGGCGCTCGGTTACCGCGAACTCAACAACGCAATGCCCGACGCCGGTACCTCCTTCACGTGGGCGACGCGCGCCTTTGGTCCGTGGATCGGTTGGATGGGTGGCTGGGGGCTGATCGCGGCCACGATCATCGTGTTGTCCAACCTTGCCGCCGTCGCCGTGGACTTTTTCTACCTGATGCTCGCGCAAATTTTCAGTAACCCGGAACTGGGCGAGCTCAGCAAGATCCTGCCGCTGAACATTGCAACGACCCTGGTGTTCATCGCCCTGGCCTGTTGGATTTCCTACCGGGGCATGGAGACCACCAAGGGCGTTCAGTATGTACTTGTGGCCTTCCAGTTGCTGGTCCTGGGCTGGTTCGCGGTTTCCGCGTTCGCGCACGTGGCAAACGGAACGGCCTTCGATGCCACCGCCATTTCGCCCGACTGGTTCAACCCCTTCGCCGTGGACTCGTTCTCACAATTCGCCGCGGGCGTGTCGCTCTCGATCTTCATTTATTGGGGCTGGGACGTCACGCTAACCATGAACGAAGAGACCAAGAACCCGGAGAAGACCCCAGGCCGTGCCGCGACCATCACCGTGCTGGTCATCGTGATCATCTACATGACGGTTGCCTTGGCGACGCTGTCCTTCGCGGGCGTTGGCGAGACCGGTCTGGGTGCCGGCAACCCCGAGAACCAGTCCAGTATCTTCGCCGTGCTCGCAGGTCCTGTGATGGGCCCGTTCGCGATCCTGATGTCGCTGGCCATCCTGAGCAGCTCGGCCGCATCCCTGCAGTCGACGTTCGTTTCACCCGCCCGCACCATGCTGGCCATGGGCCACTACCGCGCTATCTCTCCTCGCTTTGGCCGCATTAGTCCTACTTTCAAATCGCCAAGCTTCGCCACCATTGCGGCTGCGATCGCTGCCGCCGGCTTCTACGTGATCACCCGGACGGTGTCCGAGAACGCGCTGTGGGACACCATCACGGCCTTGGGCATGATGATCTGCTTCTATTACGGCATCACCGCGCTGGCCTGCGTCTGGTTCTTCCGGGCCGAGGCTTTCCGAGGTGCCCGGGCGTTCTTCTTCAAGTTCCTTGCCCCGCTGGTGGGTGGCGTGATCCTGCTGGTCATGTTCGTGAAGACGGCCATGGACTCGATGGATCCTGAGTACGGCTCGGGTTCGTCCGTGGGAGGCGTGGGCCTGGTGTTCGTGCTGGGCATGGGCGTGATCCTGCTGGGCGTGGTGGTCATGCTGGTGATGTACCGGCTGCGGCCCGAGTTCTTCAAGGGCAAGGTTTTGTAG
- a CDS encoding putative universal stress family domain protein (identified by match to protein family HMM PF00582) produces MRYVVGYTANARGHDAVHLAVALARNHDVSLDLVLVIPEDSPFNAVYPPEAGYNDILNEQAQRWLDEGLALVPADVTARAHIRRGDSEARTLIDAAVEMDAAALVIGATNDGLFKRFTIGSVASSLLHSSPVPVALAPHGYRRTEPITRLSCGFGTRPGADELLDVAVESARDRGLPLRLVSLLALDGGNSPQLLDAAWMHAADRLAAVGSSVDADGSADATAAGSLQGEPEIVVAQGRKIEEAVDRLDWEDGEILLIGSSRLAQQRATFLGTTANRILRALPVPMIVVPRDYTRQSS; encoded by the coding sequence ATGCGCTACGTAGTGGGGTACACCGCCAACGCGAGGGGGCACGACGCCGTTCACCTTGCCGTCGCGCTGGCCCGGAACCACGATGTCAGCCTGGACCTGGTCCTGGTGATCCCGGAAGATTCCCCGTTTAACGCGGTCTACCCGCCTGAGGCCGGCTACAACGACATCCTCAACGAACAGGCACAGCGCTGGCTGGACGAAGGCCTTGCGCTGGTTCCGGCCGACGTCACCGCCCGCGCCCACATACGCCGCGGTGACTCCGAAGCCCGGACGCTTATTGACGCTGCCGTGGAGATGGACGCGGCGGCCCTGGTTATCGGCGCAACCAACGATGGCCTGTTCAAGCGGTTCACCATTGGCTCCGTGGCGAGTTCGCTGCTCCACTCGTCTCCCGTTCCGGTCGCTTTGGCGCCCCACGGTTACCGGCGCACCGAGCCGATCACGCGCTTGAGCTGTGGTTTCGGGACGCGTCCGGGCGCTGATGAACTGCTCGACGTCGCTGTCGAGTCCGCGCGGGACCGTGGCCTTCCGTTGCGGCTCGTCTCCTTGTTGGCGCTCGACGGCGGTAACTCGCCTCAGCTGCTCGACGCGGCCTGGATGCATGCCGCCGACCGTCTTGCCGCCGTCGGAAGTTCTGTGGACGCGGACGGTTCTGCGGACGCGACCGCCGCCGGTTCCCTTCAAGGTGAGCCGGAGATCGTCGTGGCGCAAGGCCGGAAGATCGAAGAGGCCGTTGACCGACTCGACTGGGAAGACGGCGAAATCCTGCTGATCGGTTCCAGCCGCCTGGCACAGCAGCGGGCCACTTTCCTTGGCACCACCGCAAACCGGATCCTGCGTGCCCTCCCCGTTCCCATGATCGTGGTCCCCCGCGACTACACGCGACAAAGCTCCTAG